The following coding sequences lie in one Microtus ochrogaster isolate Prairie Vole_2 chromosome 6, MicOch1.0, whole genome shotgun sequence genomic window:
- the Stab1 gene encoding stabilin-1 → MAESRILLLFLIFCLAGSNFIGGQRVRSKRCDVKTKFVTHSPCTACAAVRKRMCPLGWFRNFPEKILLDCRYEVQLGGSLVSLSGCSQECWKDVVQKACCPGYWGSQCYECPGGAETPCNGHGTCLDGIAGNGTCVCQENFSGSACQECRDPGRFGPDCQSVCSCVHGLCNDGPRGDGKCLCFAGYTGTRCDQEVPVCQGLRCPQNSQCSAEAPTCKCLPGYTQQGSVCLARDPCKLSPCSPLARCSVNPKGQAQCHCPENYHGDGKVCLPLDPCITNFGGCPSNSTLCLYKDPGKAVCICQPGLMSLNNDASAGCYAFCKPHSCDKSATCQVTADRKATSCVCKDGEVGDGRACYGHLLHEVQRANQIGLMLARLKLAIAMLEQGCQEILTTSGPFTVLVPSFFVSSVPSRTMNVTLAQQLCKQHIIAGEHILEDVGPSNTRKWWTLAGQEITITFNHLRYTYKYEDQPQQTFTIQKANYVAANGVFHTVTALRRQLPPPLPGDPKKTVSEILASTEAFTRFETILENCGLPSILDGPGPFTVFAPSNDAVDSLRDGRLIYLFTSGLSKLQELVRYHIYNHGQLTVEKLISKGRVLTMANQVLTVNISEEGRILLGPEGIPVRRVDVLAANGVIHMLEGILLPPTILPILPQHCDEEQHQIVPGTCVDCQALNASVCPPNSVKMDIFPKECVYTHDPAGLNMLKKGCAHYCNQTITKRGCCKGFFGPDCTQCPGGFSNPCYGKGNCSDGIQGNGACLCFPDYKGIACHVCSNPNKHGKHCQEDCGCVHGLCDNRPGSGGVCQRGTCAPGFQGRFCNESMGHCSPGGLAQLCHQHARCVSQEGKARCICLDGFEGDGFSCTRSNPCSHPDRGGCSENAECIPGDLGTHRCVCHKGWSGDGRMCVAIDECGLDTRGGCHVDALCSYVGPGQSRCTCKLGFAGDGYQCSPIDPCRVGNGGCHGLATCQAVGGGQRVCTCPPHFGGDGFSCYGDIFQELEANAHFSAFSQWFKNSSVTLPAGSRVTALVPSEAAIRRLSREDQAFWLQPKMLPELVRAHFLQGAFSEEELARLSGQQVATLSPKTHWQIHNISGKVWVQNVSVDVPDLLATNGILHIISQVLLPPRGDVQTGPGLLQQLDRVPAFHLFREQLKHHKLVAQIEAAKAYTIFVPTNHSLETQGNSSILDIDIVRHHVILGEALSVEVLRKGGHRNSLLGPAHWLVFYNHSGQPEVNHMPLEGPFLEAPGCSLFGLAGILTVGSSRCLHSHAEALREKCINCTRKFRCTQGFQLQDTPRKSCVYRSGSSFSRGCSYTCAKKIQVPDCCPGFFGTLCEPCPGGPGGVCSGHGQCQDRLLGSGECSCQEGFHGTACEMCELGRYGPTCSGVCDCDHGLCQEGLRGNGSCVCNVGWQGLRCDQKIINPQCPKKCDPNANCIQDATGIPACICAAGYSGNGSYCSEVDPCAAGHGGCSPYANCTKVAPGQRTCTCQEGYTGDGELCQEINSCLIRHGGCHIHADCIPTGPQQVSCSCREGYSGDGIQSCELLDPCSQNNGGCSPYAVCRSTGDGQRTCTCNPSHTVGDGITCHGRVGLELLRNKHATFFSLNLMEYKELKGDGPFTIFVPHADLVSNMSQDELARIRAHRQLVFRYHVVGCRQLRSQDLLDQEYATALSGHTLRFSEKEGSIYLNDFARVVNSDYEAVNGVLHFIDRVLLPPDVLHWEADTDTVPVPRRNITAATESFGYKIFSRLVTVAGLLPMLQDATHRPFTMLWPTDSALQALPPDRQNWLYHEDHRDKLAAILRGHVIRNIEALTSDLPNLGQLRTMYGNTISFSCSHARPGELLVGEDNTRIVQRHLPFEGGVAYGIDQLLEPPGLGARCDRFETQTLQMKTCSVCGLEPPCPRGSQEQGSPKSCWRDYSKFWATPLHSLTMRGGAWIQPSFWNHHRLGRGCHRNCVKVIWKPSCCPGHYGIDCQACPGGPKSPCSDHGVCLDGMSGSGQCKCHSGFAGTACELCAPGTFGPQCQACHCTPHGHCDEGLGGSGSCFCDEGWTGPRCEVQLELQPVCTPPCATQAVCRVGNSCECSLGYEGDGRVCTVADLCRKGHGGCSEHANCSQVGTMVTCTCLPDYEGDGWSCRARNPCLDGHRGGCSEHADCLNTGPNTRRCECHVGYVGDGLQCLAELKPPVDRCMSKSAPCHRDALCTDLHFQEKRAGVFHIQAPSGPYGLTFSEAREACEDQGAALASLPQLSAAQQLGFHVCFMGWLANGSAAHPVVFPAADCGDNRVGVISLGVRKNLSERWDAYCYRVQDVACQCRAGFVGDGISTCNGKLLEVLATTANFSTFYGMLLDYANATERGLGFLDFLDDERSFKTLFVPVNEGFVDNMTLSGSDLELHASNATFLSVNASQGTWLPAHSGLSLFIRDEGPDNSSRVPLTPGTVVVSHILEWDILAFNGIIHTLASPLLTPPPQSRPVLGHKPQPVALSMGIVVASGTLLGLVAGALYLRARGKPTGFGFSAFQAEDNADDDFSPWQEGSSPTLVSVPNPVFGSNDAFCEPFDDSLLEEDFPDTQRILKVK, encoded by the exons GTGCGGTCGAAACGCTGTGATGTGAAGACCAAGTTTGTCACACACTCGCCCTGCACCGCGTGCGCAGCTGTCAGGAAGCGGATGTGTCCCTTAGGCTGGTTTCGGAACTTCCCAGAGAAGATACTCCTGGACTGTCG CTATGAGGTGCAGCTGGGGGGCTCTCTGGTCTCCTTAAGTGGCTGTAGCCAGGAGTGCTGGAAGGACGTGGTGCAGAAGGCCTGCTGCCCCGGCTATTGGGGTTCCCAGTGCTATG AGTGCCCTGGAGGTGCTGAGACCCCGTGTAATGGCCATGGAACCTGCCTGGATGGCATAGCTGGAAATGGGACCTGTGTGTGTCAG GAAAACTTCAGCGGCTCAGCCTGCCAGGAGTGCCGAGACCCAGGCAGATTTGGGCCTGACTGTCAATCAG TTTGCAGCTGTGTACACGGCTTGTGCAACGATGGGCCACGGGGGGATGGGAAATGCCTGTGCTTCGCTGGATATACGGGCACCCGCTGTGACCAAG AGGTTCCAGTCTGCCAGGGCCTGAGATGCCCCCAGAATTCCCAGTGCTCTGCAGAAGCACCCACCTGTAAGTGCCTACCCGGATACACTCAGCAGGGCAGCGTTTGTCTTG CTCGTGACCCTTGTAAGCTGTCTCCTTGCTCCCCACTGGCCCGATGTTCAGTGAATCCCAAGGGGCAGGCTCAGTGTCACTGCCCAGAGAATTACCACGGTGATGGCAAAGTGTGTCTGCCCCTGGACCCATGCATCACCAACTTTGGTGGTTGCCCCAGCAACTCTACCCTCTGTCTGTACAAGGATCCAGGCAAG GCTGTCTGCATATGCCAGCCAGGTTTGATGAGTCTTAACAATGATGCTTCTGCGGGATGCTATGCCTTCTGCAAACCACATTCCTGTGACAAATCGGCCACCTGTCAGGTGACCGCTGATAGAAAGGCCACCAG CTGTGTGTGCAAGGATGGTGAGGTGGGTGATGGTCGTGCCTGCTACGGACACCTGCTCCATGAGGTTCAGAGGGCCAATCAGATAGGCCTGATGCTTGCGCGTTTGAAACTGGCCATTGCCATGCTGG AGCAGGGCTGCCAGGAGATCCTTACCACATCGGGTCCATTCACTGTACTGGTGCCGTCCTTCTTCGTCTCTTCCGTCCCCTCCAGGACCATGAAT GTGACCCTCGCCCAGCAGCTCTGCAAACAGCACATTATTGCAGGGGAGCACATCCTGGAGGATGTAGGGCCCTCGAATACCCGCAAGTGGTGGACGCTTGCTGGCCAGGAGATCACCATCACCTTCAACCATCTG AGATACACCTATAAGTATGAAGACCAGCCTCAACAGACGTTCACCATCCAAAAGGCCAACTATGTAGCAGCCAACGGGGTGTTCCACACGGTCACTGCCCTACGGAGGCAGCTTCCCCCTCCACTCCCAGGGGACCCCAAG AAAACTGTCAGCGAGATCCTGGCTTCCACAGAGGCTTTCACGCGGTTTGAAACGATCCTGGAG AACTGTGGACTTCCATCCATCTTGGATGGGCCCGGGCCCTTCACAGTTTTTGCCCCAAGCAATGACGCTGTAGACAGCCTGCGAGATGGTCGACTGATCTACCTTTTTACATCA GGCCTTTCCAAACTTCAGGAGCTGGTACGGTACCACATCTACAACCATGGCCAG ctgaCGGTGGAGAAGCTCATCTCTAAGGGACGTGTCCTCACCATGGCCAACCAGGTCCTGACTGTGAATATCTCTGAGGAG GGGCGCATCCTGCTGGGACCTGAGGGCATCCCTGTGCGGAGAGTGGATGTGCTGGCTGCCAACGGTGTGATCCACATGCTGGAAGGCATCCTGCTGCCCCCCACCATCCTGCCTATCCTACCCCAGCACTGTGATGAAGAGCAGCACCAGATTGTGCCA GGTACTTGTGTGGACTGCCAAGCCTTGAATGCCAGTGTATGCCCCCCAAACAGTGTGAAAATG GATATCTTTCCCAAGGAGTGTGTTTATACCCATGACCCAGCTGGACTCAACATGCTGAAGAAGGGCTGTGCCCACTACTGCAACCAGACCATCACA AAACGTGGCTGCTGCAAAGGATTCTTTGGGCCTGACTGCACACAATGTCCTGGGGGCTTCTCCAACCCCTGCTATGGCAAAGGCAAT TGCAGCGATGGCATCCAGGGCAAtggagcctgcctctgctttccagacTACAAGGGTATTGCCTGCCATGTCTGCTCCAACCCAAACAAGCACGGCAAGCACTGCCAGGAGG ACTGTGGTTGTGTCCACGGTCTGTGTGACAACCGTCCTGGCAGCGGAGGAGTGTGCCAGAGAGGCACATGTGCCCCTGGCTTCCAAGGCCGCTTCTGCAATGAGTCCATGGGACACTGCAGTCCCGGAGGGCTGGCTCAGCTCTGCCACCAGCATGCTCGCTGCGTCAGTCAGGAGGGCAAGGCCAG GTGTATCTGCCTCGATGGTTTTGAAGGTGATGGCTTCTCCTGCACACGCAGCAATCCCTGCTCACACCCAGACCGTGGTGGCTGCTCAGAGAAT GCTGAATGTATCCCTGGAGACCTGGGCACCCACCGCTGCGTTTGCCACAAAGGCTGGAGTGGGGATGGCCGCATGTGTGTGGCCATTGATGAATGTGGGCTGGACACTCGAGGtggctgtcatgtggatgctctCTGCAGCTACGTGGGCCCTGGACAG AGTCGATGCACATGCAAGCTGGGCTTTGCTGGAGACGGCTACCAGTGCAGCCCCATCGACCCGTGCAGGGTGGGCAACGGTGGCTGCCATGGCCTG GCTACTTGCCAGGCAGTTGGGGGAGGTCAGCGGGTTTGTACATGCCCCCCTCATTTTGGTGGTGATGGCTTCAGTTGCTATGGAGACATCTTCCAG GAACTGGAGGCAAATGCTCacttttctgccttctcccagtgGTTCAAG AATTCAAGTGTCACTCTTCCTGCTGGCAGCAGAGTCACCGCCCTGGTACCTTCTGAAGCTGCCATCCGTAGGCTGAGCCGTGAGGACCAGGCCTTCTGGCTGCAGCCAAAGATGCTGCCAGAATTGGTCAG GGCCCATTTTCTCCAGGGTGCCTTCTCAGAGGAGGAGTTGGCCCGGTTAAGTGGACAACAAGTAGCCACACTGAGCCCCAAGACACATTGGCAGATACACAACATCAGCGGG AAAGTCTGGGTGCAAAATGTCAGTGTGGACGTACCCGACCTCCTTGCTACCAATGGCATCCTACACATTATCAGCCAG GTCTTATTACCTCCAAGAGGTGATGTGCAGACTGGGCCAGGGTTGTTGCAGCAGCTAGATAGGGTGCCTGCCTTCCACCTCTTCAGGGAGCAGCTGAAG CATCACAAACTGGTGGCCCAAATTGAGGCTGCCAAAGCCTACACCATCTTTGTGCCCACAAATCACTCTCTGGAGACCCAGGGCAACAGCAGTATCCTG GACATAGACATAGTCCGGCATCACGTGATCCTTGGGGAGGCACTCTCTGTGGAGGTCCTGCGGAAAGGAGGACACCGGAATTCGCTTCTGGGCCCTGCCCACTGGCTGGTCTTCTACAATCACAGCGGCCAG CCCGAGGTGAACCACATGCCACTGGAGGGGCCCTTTCTGGAGGCTCCTGGCTGCTCCCTCTTTGGTTTGGCAGGGATCCTGACAGTGGGGTCCAGCCGCTGCCTACACAGCCACGCAGAAGCTCTTCGG gAGAAATGCATAAACTGTACCCGGAAATTCCGCTGCACTCAAGGCTTCCAGCTGCAG GACACACCTAGGAAGAGCTGTGTCTACAGATCTGGCTCTTCTTTCTCCCGGGGCTGTTCCTACACATGTGCCAAGAAGATCCAG GTGCCCGACTGCTGCCCAGGCTTCTTTGGCACACTGTGTGAACCATGCCCAGGGGGTCCAGGTGGAGTGTGCTCAGGCCATGGgcagtgccaagacaggctcctgGGCAGCGGGGAATGCAGTTGCCAAGAGGGTTTCCACGGAACAGCCTGTGAGATGTGTGAGCTGGGCCGCTATGGACCCACCTGTTCCGGAG TATGTGACTGTGACCATGGGCTGTGCCAGGAGGGGCTGCGAGGGAACGGAAGCTGTGTGTGTAATGTTGGTTGGCAGGGTCTCCGCTGTGATCAAA AAATCATCAACCCTCAGTGTCCCAAGAAGTGTGATCCCAATGCCAA CTGCATACAGGACGCCACTGGAATCCCCGCCTGTATCTGTGCTGCAGGATACTCAGGCAACGGCAGTTATTGCTCAG AGGTGGACCCATGTGCTGCTGGCCATGGGGGCTGCTCGCCCTACGCCAACTGCACCAAGGTGGCTCCCGGGCAGCGGACGTGTACCTGCCAGGAGGGCTACACAGGCGACGGAGAGCTGTGCCAGG AGATAAACAGCTGTCTCATCCGCCATGGGGGCTGCCACATTCACGCTGATTGCATCCCCACGGGCCCCCAGCAG GTCTCTTGCAGCTGCCGTGAGGGCTACAGTGGTGATGGCATCCAGTCTTGCGAGCTTCTGGACCCCTGCTCCCAG AACAATGGCGGCTGCAGCCCTTATGCTGTGTGCAGAAGCACGGGGGATGGGCAGAGGACGTGTACCTGCAACCCAAGTCATACCGTGGGAGATGGGATCACCTGCCATGGACGAGTTGGACTG GAGCTCCTACGGAACAAGCATGCCACATTCTTCAGCCTCAACCTCATG GAATACAAGGAGCTCAAGGGTGATGGGCCTTTCACCATCTTTGTGCCCCATGCTGATTTAGTGAGCAACATGTCCCAG GATGAGCTGGCTAGGATCCGTGCCCATCGCCAGCTGGTGTTTCGCTACCACGTGGTTGGCTGCCGGCAGCTGAGGAGCCAAGACCTGCTGGACCAGGAATATGCCACTGCACTGTCTGGGCACACGCTGCGTTTCAGTGAGAAGGAG GGCAGCATTTATCTCAATGACTTCGCTCGGGTGGTAAACAGTGACTATGAGGCCGTGAATGGCGTCCTGCACTTCATTGACCGTGTTCTGCTGCCACCGGATGTGCTACACTGGGAGGCTGACACTGACACTGTCCCTGTCCCTCGG AGAAATATCACCGCCGCTACTGAAAGCTTTGGTTACAAGATCTTCAGCCGCCTAGTGACG GTGGCTGGTCTTCTGCCCATGCTTCAGGATGCAACTCATCGTCCCTTCACTATGCTGTGGCCCACAGATTCCGCCCTGCAAGCCCTGCCTCCTGACCGGCAGAACTGGCTCTACCATGAAGACCACCGTGACAAACTGGCAGCCATTCTTCGGGGTCACGTGATCCGCAACATTGAG GCCTTGACATCTGACCTACCCAACCTGGGCCAACTCCGAACCATGTATGGAAACACTATCTCTTTCTCCTGCAGTCATGCTCGGCCT GGTGAGCTCCTGGTAGGTGAAGACAACACCCGCATTGTGCAAAGACACTTGCCCTTTGAAGGGGGCGTGGCTTATGGCATTGATCAGCTGCTGGAGCCACCTGGCCTTGGTGCCCGCTGTGATCGTTTTGAGACCCAGACACTTCAAATG AAGACTTGCAGCGTCTGTGGGCTGGAGCCACCCTGTCCTCGGGGCTCACAGGAGCAG GGCAGCCCCAAGTCCTGCTGGCGTGATTACTCCAAGTTCTGGGCAACCCCACTACACTCCCTGACAATGCGTGGTGGAGCCTGGATACAGCCTAGTTTTTGGAACCACCATCGACTGGGTAGGGGCTGCCACCGAAACTGTGTCAAAGTCATCTGGAAGCCCAGCTGCTGCCCTGGTCACTATGGCATTGACTGTCAAG CTTGCCCTGGTGGCCCAAAAAGCCCCTGCAGTGATCACGGTGTGTGTCTGGATGGCATGAGCGGAAGTGGGCAGTGTAAATGCCACTCGGGTTTTGCTGGGACAGCCTGTGAATTATGTGCCCCAGGTACCTTTGGACCCCAATGCCAAG CTTGCCACTGCACCCCACATGGACATTGTGATGAAGGCCTTGGGGGCTCTGGCTCCTGCTTCTGTGATGAAGGCTGGACTGGGCCACGCTGTGAAGTGCAGCTGG AGTTGCAGCCCGTATGTACCCCACCCTGTGCAACCCAGGCCGTGTGCCGTGTGGGCAACAGCTGTGAGTGCAGCCTGGGCTATGAAGGCGACGGCCGTGTGTGCACAG TGGCAGATCTGTGCCGGAAGGGGCATGGCGGCTGCAGTGAGCATGCCAACTGCAGCCAGGTGGGGACAATGGTCACTTGCACCTGTCTGCCTGACTATGAGGGCGATGGCTGGAGTTGCCGAGCTCGCAATCCCTGCCTGGATGGCCACCGTGGAGGCTGCAGCGAGCATGCTGACTGCCTCAACACTGGTCCG AACACACGGCGCTGTGAATGCCATGTAGGCTATGTGGGTGACGGACTGCAGTGTCTGGCGGAGCTTAAGCCACCTGTGGACCGATGCATGAGCAAATCAGCTCCCTGCCACAGAGACGCTCTGTGCACTGACCTGCATTTCCAGG AAAAACGGGCTGGTGTCTTCCACATCCAGGCCCCCAGTGGCCCTTATGGCTTGACCTTCTCAGAGGCCAGGGAAGCCTGTGAAGACCAGGGAGCAGCCCTTGCTTCGCTCCCCCAGCTCTCCGCTGCCCAGCAG TTGGGTTTTCATGTCTGCTTCATGGGCTGGTTGGCCAATGGCTCTGCTGCCCACCCTGTCGTCTTCCCAGCGGCAGACTGTGGCGATAATCGTGTAGGTGTAATCAGCCTTGGGGTCCGCAAGAACCTTTCAGAGCGCTGGGATGCCTACTGCTACCGTGTGCAAG ATGTGGCTTGCCAATGTCGGGCTGGCTTCGTGGGTGACGGGATCAGCACATGCAACGGGAAGCTGCTCGAAGTCCTGGCTACCACTGCCAACTTCTCTACCTTCTATGGG ATGTTGCTGGACTATGCCAACGCCACCGAGCGAGGTCTGGGTTTTCTGGACTTCTTGGACGATGAGCGTTCCTTCAAGACACTCTTTGTTCCTGTCAACGAAGGCTTTGTGGACAATATG ACGCTGAGTGGCTCAGACCTAGAACTCCACGCTTCCAATGCCACCTTTCTGAGTGTTAATGCCAGTCAGGGGACATGGCTTCCTGCCCACTCAGGACTTAGCCTCTTCATAAGAGATGAAGGCCCTGATAACAGTTCTAGGGTCCCTCTG ACCCCGGGGACAGTTGTGGTCAGCCACATCCTCGAGTGGGATATCTTGGCTTTCAATGGTATCATTCACACTCTGGCCAGCCCCCTGCTCACGCCGCCACCGCAGTCT AGGCCGGTGCTGGGACACAAGCCTCAACCTGTGGCGCTAAGCATGGGGATCGTGGTAGCTTCTGGAACACTGCTGGGGCTGGTAGCTGGAGCCCTCTACCTGCGCGCCCGAGGCAAGCCCACAGGCTTtggcttctctgccttccag GCAGAAGATAATGCCGATGATGACTTCTCCCCATGGCAAGAAGGGTCCAGCCCAACCCTGGTTTCTGTCCCCAACCCTGTCTTTGGCAGCAATGATGCCTTTTGTGAGCCCTTTGAT GATTCGCTCCTGGAGGAGGACTTCCCTGATACCCAGAGGATCCTCAAGGTCAAATGA